One Candidatus Schekmanbacteria bacterium genomic window, ATAAAGGCAGGATAATAAATCTATGTTTAGGGTTTTTTATAGTGATATTTATTTTTCTATCAGCTACGCTTTATGCTGTTTATTATAATGATAAAGTAATAACAAAAGGAGTTGTTGTCGTTGCAGAAGTTGATGCAAAATCGGGCAATGATTTAAAATCTGCAACGCTTTTTAAACTTCATGAAGGAAGTTTAGTGTATGTCCTTGCAGAGAATAACAATTGGTTTAAAATTGAACTTGCAGATGGCAAAAGAGGGTGGCTTCCCAAATTTGCCATTAGAACAGTATATAAAAATATTTAAGATTTTTCTTTTTCCTCTCCAGCTACTTTCTTCTTCAATCCTGTCTTTGTAAGTACTTCATCCAATATTTTGTCAAAGATTTCTCTATGTTCCTTCAAGAAGGATTTTGCATTTTCCCTGCCTTGCCCGATTTTTTCATTTTTGTATGAATACCATGAGCCGGTTTTTTCAACTATTCCCAATTCAGCGGCTTTGTCTAAAAGGTCTCCTTCTTTGGAGATACCTTCGCCATAGACGATATCAAATTCAGTTTCTTTAAAGGGCGGAGAGAGTTTATTCTTGACCACTTTCACTCTCGTCCTATTGCCTGTAATTTGCTGACCATCCTTGATTTGTCCGATTCTCCTGATGTCGAGACGCACAGAAGAATAAAATTTTAAGGCGTTCCCTCCCGTTGTTGTTTCAGGATTTCCGAACATAACTCCAATCTTCTGCCTTATCTGGTTTATAAAGATCATAGCCGTATTTGATTTACTCACTATTCCTGTAAGTTTTCTCAATGCCTGCGACATAAGACGTGCCTGAAGCCCCATATGACTATCACCCATTTCGCCTTCAATTTCAGCACGTGGAACAAGAGCTGCAACGGAATCTATGATTATAAGGTCTATTGCTCCGCTTCGGACAAGGGTTTCTGCAATTTCAAGGGCTTGTTCTCCGGTATCAGGCTGTGATATCAAAAGCTCATCAGTATTAACTCCAATCTGTGAAGCATAGGTTGGGTCAAAAGCATGCTCTGCATCAATAAAAGCACAATTTCCACCCTCTTTTTGAGCTTCAGCGATTGCGCTCAGTGCAAGTGTAGTTTTCCCTGATGCTTCAGGTCCATATATTTCAATAATTCTTCCTCTCGGTAATCCTCCAATTCCAAGTGCAATATCCAAGCCGATTGAACCGGTTGGAATTACTTTTACATCCAATGCAATATCTTTTGACCCTAACTTCATAATTGCGCCTTTGCCAAACTGTTTTTCGATTTGTGCAAAAGCGAGATCAAGCGCTTTTTTACGAGCATCATTGTTTGCTGCTTTTTCAGCCATAAATAAACTCCTTTATATAATTTTTGCTAATTTTAACATATTCACAGTTTTGTGCAACACTTTATGCAAAAAATAGGGTTATCTCTAATAAGACTATTGTCTATTATCATATAACTCCTTTTTCAAAAAAACCAGTTTTTTTATTGGAGAATCTTTTCGGCGAGTAGTGTTTTAACAGCGAGTTGTCAAAATCACTTCCAGTTATTGAAGAAGCAAGAAATTTACCTGCCGATGCGCTATGCATTACACCATGTCCGCTAAATCCGCCTGCTATATAAAAACCGCTGATTTTTTCACTTTCTCCAATGATTGCATTGTAATCAGGGGTGATAGTCCTCAATCCTGCCCATCCTGTTTTTAGGCATATGTCTTGAAAGGCGGGTACTCTATTTATTGCCTTAGCTATCAATTCATCAGTATCATTATAGTTGAAAATACACTTTTCTACATCAACTTCTTTTTTTTCCGATGCACTCAAAAGAATTGTGTCGCCTTCAGGCCTAAAATAGAAAGGGTTGTCAAAATCAATTATAAGAGGTGAATCTTTGGGGATAATAGAATTATCTGAGCTTACGAAAATCTGTCTTTGGCAGGTTTTTAAAGGGAGATTTATCTTTAACTTCTTATTCACATTGTCAAGCCAAGGGCCGGCCGCATTTATTACAATGTCTGCTTTTATTTTTTCATTCGATGATGTTTCGATTATGAAGGCACTATGCTTCTGCTTTTCAATTCTAACTGCCTCTGTTGATTTTTTTATCTCTCCATTTTTATCTTTTGACAGAATTAAGAAATTGTAAAGCACGGTATGCGGGTCGAGATAACCGTCATTTGGAGTAAATAATCCACCAATAATATTTTCCGTGTTTAGAAAAGGAAACTTTTTTTTGATTTCTTTTCCATTTAATAGCAGATACTCAATTCCAAGATTTTTTAGATTTTTGCTTATAGTCGCCAATTGATTCATCGTATCCTCATAGGAAGCAAGAATCAAATAGCCATTTTTTTTGAAACCTATGGATAGACCAGTCTTTTTTTCAATTTCTTCAAAAATTTTGATGCTTTCGATTGTCATCAATATATTTTCAACACTTGAAAATTGATGTCTTATCCCACCTGCACTTTTTGCTGTTGCTCCTGTGCCAAGCATCTTATCTTTTTCAAGAAGAACGATTTTTTTTAATTTTCCTGAATTAAGGAGGTGATAAAATATACTTGCGCCTACAATTCCGCCTCCTATTATTGCCGCTTCGTATTCTTTGACCATTGTATGATTCCTAATTGATACATCATTCTTGACAACATTTATTCATTTTTCATAGTTTTTAGGTAAATTAATGATATGAAAGTTATGAAAAAAATAAAGATAAAAAAAGCAACTTATCCTGAAAATTGTTCGGGTTGTAAATTATGCCAGATTGTTTGCGCTTTTTCACATAAAGGTTTCTTTGCTCCATGGCTTTCCAGAATAAAGGTTGAGGAAGAAAATTTTAAAAGTACCAAACCAAATCTTTGTAGATTCTGTGATTTTCCACAATGTATAGAATCTTGCCCTCAGAAAGCCCTATATAGAAAAGAAAATATAATTGAGATTGATATTGAAAAATGTACGGGATGCCATGAATGTGTAAAAGGTTGTCCTTATAATGCAGTTTCTTTTGATGAAGAAGAAAATCTACCATTAATATGCGACCTTTGTGAAGGAAATCCTGAATGTGTAAATATATGTCCTCGGGATATTCTTTCTTTTACTGAATAGAGGATAAATTTAACTCGGATTGAAATGTTATGTATGGGTGGACAGGTAAGCTTTTAAGGGTAAATCTTACAGAGAATAAATTTCATATTGAAGAAATGGAAAATTCTATTCTCAAAAAATTTGTCGGTGGAAGGGGAGTAAATTCATATCTGCTTTATAAGGGTGTTAAAGAAAAAATCGATTCTTTCGATCCTCAAAATCTTCTTATTTTTGGCACAGGCCCTCTTGCCGGCACAATGATGCCCGCTTCTTGTCGTTTTACAGTCACAGCACTTTCCAGCACAACTTCAGGCCATGGTGATGCAAATGCAGGAGGATTTTTTGCTTCTGAAATGAAATTTTGCGGCTTTGATCATATTGTCTTTGAAGGCAGGGCTGAAAAGCCTGTCTATCTCAAAATAGATAGAGAAGGGATTTCTATAGAGGATGCGGAAGAATTATGGGGGCTTGATTGTTGGGATACGCAAAGATTGTTGAGGAAAAAATATCAAGACAAAGATTATCAAATTGCCTGTATTGGCATAGCAGGAGAAAATTTAGCCCGTGTTGCAAGCATTATGCACGGGCTTAAGCGTGCAGCAGCCAAGGGAATGGGGGCTGTAATGGGTTCGAAAAACCTTAAAGCAGTAGTCCTCAAAGGATTTAAACCATTAAGAGTAGCAAACAAGGCAAATTTTAAAAGAAAAGCGCTTGATGTAATAAAAAGTCATATCCGCGATGATATGACTCTTTATGGAACTCCCGGCGGTGTTATACCGGAGGTAACCAGTGGATATTCACCTGCAACCAAGAATTTACAAACAACTATCTTCGAAGGCATAAAAGATATTGATCCCCGTATTATGCATCAAAAATATATTACACATATAAAAGCCTGTTTCGGATGCAGTATAGGATGCGGACGCCTTTATGAAGTAAAAGATGGTGAATTTTCAGGACTTAGCGGGGAAGGTCCTGAGCTGGCTGCAATGTGGTCATGGGGGACGCAGCCGCAGGTTACTTCTCTTCCTGCTTTATTAAAGGCTGACGAGTTGAGCAACCGCTTAGGAGTGGACTGTATAGAAACAGGAAACACAATAGCTTTTGCTATGGAGCTTTACCAGAGGGGAATTCTTTCTAAGGAAGATACTGACGGTATTGAGCTCAAATGGGGAGATTACAAGGCAGTTCATAGTTTGATCGAAAAAATTGCACGGCGTGAAGGGATAGGGGAAATTCTTTCAGAAGGGGTTGAAAGAGCGGCTAAAAAAATTGGAGGAGAAGCTGAAAAATATGCTCATACAATAAAAGGGCAAAGCGTGCCTGCTGATATGAGAGTAAAACACGGTATTGTCCTCGGTTATGCAACATCAACGAGGGGTGCAGACCATTTGAGAGGATTATTGATAGATGATGTAATGCCAATAGATTATTTAAAGAATAAGTATGGAGAAGAAGCATTAAAATCTAAGGGAATCAAAGGTAAGGGCGGGGCGCTAAAATGGATACAGGATATGACAACAGTGCCTGATTGCCTCGGTACTTGCAAGATTTTTTACATATTAAGCGCTGGTTATCAGGTTTTTACTTTTGATGACTTTGCGCAGATGCTCGAGCTTTCTACTGGTGTGAAATTTTCTGCTGATGATGTTCAAATGGCTTCAGAAAGAATCTATAATGTAGAAAGGATGTTTAGCGTCAAGATGGCTGGACACAGAAGAAA contains:
- a CDS encoding 4Fe-4S dicluster domain-containing protein, which codes for MKVMKKIKIKKATYPENCSGCKLCQIVCAFSHKGFFAPWLSRIKVEEENFKSTKPNLCRFCDFPQCIESCPQKALYRKENIIEIDIEKCTGCHECVKGCPYNAVSFDEEENLPLICDLCEGNPECVNICPRDILSFTE
- a CDS encoding FAD-binding oxidoreductase produces the protein MVKEYEAAIIGGGIVGASIFYHLLNSGKLKKIVLLEKDKMLGTGATAKSAGGIRHQFSSVENILMTIESIKIFEEIEKKTGLSIGFKKNGYLILASYEDTMNQLATISKNLKNLGIEYLLLNGKEIKKKFPFLNTENIIGGLFTPNDGYLDPHTVLYNFLILSKDKNGEIKKSTEAVRIEKQKHSAFIIETSSNEKIKADIVINAAGPWLDNVNKKLKINLPLKTCQRQIFVSSDNSIIPKDSPLIIDFDNPFYFRPEGDTILLSASEKKEVDVEKCIFNYNDTDELIAKAINRVPAFQDICLKTGWAGLRTITPDYNAIIGESEKISGFYIAGGFSGHGVMHSASAGKFLASSITGSDFDNSLLKHYSPKRFSNKKTGFFEKGVI
- the recA gene encoding recombinase RecA is translated as MAEKAANNDARKKALDLAFAQIEKQFGKGAIMKLGSKDIALDVKVIPTGSIGLDIALGIGGLPRGRIIEIYGPEASGKTTLALSAIAEAQKEGGNCAFIDAEHAFDPTYASQIGVNTDELLISQPDTGEQALEIAETLVRSGAIDLIIIDSVAALVPRAEIEGEMGDSHMGLQARLMSQALRKLTGIVSKSNTAMIFINQIRQKIGVMFGNPETTTGGNALKFYSSVRLDIRRIGQIKDGQQITGNRTRVKVVKNKLSPPFKETEFDIVYGEGISKEGDLLDKAAELGIVEKTGSWYSYKNEKIGQGRENAKSFLKEHREIFDKILDEVLTKTGLKKKVAGEEKEKS